The Sesamum indicum cultivar Zhongzhi No. 13 linkage group LG2, S_indicum_v1.0, whole genome shotgun sequence genome contains a region encoding:
- the LOC105178560 gene encoding uncharacterized protein At5g43822: MESIVKKYQQKFRRVKDEMCRWDELQSRLISQFSNASSIIQRLQVIQDCRNYGALKCVEDIENAVLAKQMESLQTILLSINKTMEEFHGIVSSLEKIVRDSRQLVKAGSSQPTAKQLKQRVGVKPTLAECLDGLRLLEEMHQSEYLLKLSVVSALPALALKPSESGDLVALQQLLVDQPNIPREEVQFIYDIVFAEEIS; the protein is encoded by the exons ATGGAGTCGATAGTGAAAAAGTATCAGCAGAAATTCAGGAGAGTAAAGGATGAAATGTGCCGGTGGGATGAGCTTCAGTCGCGCCTCATTTCTCAGTTCTCTAACGCCTCTTCTATCATTCAGAGGTTGCAG GTGATCCAAGATTGTAGGAACTATGGGGCTTTGAAATGTGTCGAGGACATAGAAAATGCTGTATTGGCAAAGCAAATGGAGTCCCTGCAAACCATCTTACTCTCAATTAACAAGACTAT GGAAGAATTTCATGGAATTGTCTCTTCCCTTGAGAAGATAGTTCGTGATAGCAGGCAACTTGTGAAAGCGGGGTCTTCCCAGCCAACAGCAAAACAATTGAAGCAACGGGTTGGCGTAAAACCAACACTTGCAGAATGTTTAGATGGGCTTAGGCTTCTTGAGGAGATGCATCAATCAGA GTACCTTCTTAAATTATCTGTAGTATCAGCACTTCCAGCTCTTGCATTGAAACCTAG TGAAAGCGGTGATTTAGTCGCCCTTCAACAGCTCCTGGTTGATCAACCTAATATTCCCCGAGAGGAAG TGCAATTCATATACGACATTGTATTTGCGGAAGAAATCTCTTGA